From a single Paraburkholderia sp. D15 genomic region:
- a CDS encoding DUF5677 domain-containing protein: protein MLKDRTAFDSTSMRFAVRSRRSAEHHLKTEETDMTKAGPARAAATTTLEGFEALIARASVADSGEARIGACLILTIFEQFRAALCLIDGGHATHAAGPIRSMLEGVADLTNLSAKAEYLDQLRYENARSNVAMFSDILRLENVPEEIAATVKEWKERDDPVRDELSKAGKERILLETKLKNVDLAGMYLHYRILCAFVHPNLTSLITRHAGRERLTELEYCRLIDEPVLGMLLMIAVDLLVRAGSELHQFTDLSERDVNAVAEEARRTWEAVQVEDGE from the coding sequence ATGCTCAAGGATCGCACGGCGTTCGACTCGACATCAATGCGGTTCGCGGTGCGGTCGCGCCGCTCGGCCGAACATCACCTCAAAACCGAGGAAACGGACATGACAAAGGCTGGACCGGCGCGCGCCGCCGCGACCACGACACTCGAAGGGTTCGAAGCTCTGATAGCTCGTGCAAGTGTCGCAGACTCAGGCGAGGCACGCATCGGTGCATGCCTCATACTGACAATCTTCGAACAGTTCCGCGCGGCGCTATGCCTTATCGATGGTGGGCACGCGACCCATGCGGCGGGGCCAATTCGCTCGATGCTCGAAGGCGTGGCGGACCTGACGAACCTGTCGGCCAAAGCCGAATATCTCGACCAATTGCGCTACGAGAACGCGCGAAGTAACGTTGCAATGTTCTCTGACATCTTAAGGCTCGAAAACGTGCCGGAAGAGATCGCCGCGACTGTCAAGGAATGGAAAGAGCGTGACGACCCCGTGCGAGACGAACTGTCCAAAGCCGGAAAAGAGAGGATTTTGCTTGAGACAAAGCTAAAGAACGTGGACCTCGCAGGAATGTATCTGCATTACCGCATCCTCTGCGCGTTCGTTCACCCAAACCTCACCTCGCTTATTACTCGACATGCGGGACGGGAACGACTGACTGAGCTTGAGTATTGCCGTCTCATCGACGAACCGGTGCTCGGGATGCTGCTGATGATCGCCGTTGATCTATTGGTTCGGGCCGGAAGCGAGTTGCATCAGTTCACTGACCTAAGCGAACGGGACGTGAACGCCGTAGCCGAGGAAGCCAGGCGAACATGGGAAGCCGTCCAGGTTGAAGACGGCGAGTGA